In a single window of the Actinomycetes bacterium genome:
- the cobT gene encoding nicotinate-nucleotide--dimethylbenzimidazole phosphoribosyltransferase — translation MPDDLSAQRAAERQARLTKPAGSLGRLEELAVWLAGVQGDCPPRPLDRVSVVVFAADHGVARAGVSAYPPEVTAQMVRNFLAGGAAVNVLARLAGASVRVLDIGVDVDWEAAGPVPEAVTAYKVCRGSGDLSTGPALTREEAEAAFQAGVAVADEEVDAGADLLVPGDMGIGNTTPAAALTAVLTGTDVASVVGRGTGIDDQTWMRKAAAVRDAARRGRPLVGDLIGLLAECGGADIAATTGFVVQAAVRRTPVLLDGVVSATAALVAQRISTRTTGWYLAAHRSTEPAQHYALERLQLEPVLDLGLRLGEGSGALVVLPLLRAAQATLAEMATFEEAGVSERAGASDGITDVT, via the coding sequence CTGCCCGACGACCTCTCCGCCCAGCGCGCGGCCGAGCGCCAGGCGCGGCTGACCAAGCCGGCCGGGTCGCTCGGCCGGCTGGAGGAGCTCGCCGTGTGGCTCGCCGGGGTCCAGGGCGACTGCCCGCCCCGCCCCCTCGACCGGGTGAGCGTCGTGGTGTTCGCCGCGGACCACGGCGTGGCGCGGGCCGGCGTCAGCGCGTACCCGCCCGAGGTCACCGCGCAGATGGTCCGCAACTTCTTGGCCGGCGGCGCGGCGGTCAACGTGCTGGCCCGACTCGCGGGGGCGTCGGTGCGGGTCCTCGACATCGGGGTCGACGTGGACTGGGAGGCCGCCGGACCGGTACCCGAGGCCGTGACGGCGTACAAGGTGTGCCGTGGCAGCGGCGACCTGTCGACGGGACCCGCGCTGACCCGCGAGGAGGCCGAGGCGGCCTTCCAGGCGGGCGTGGCCGTCGCCGACGAGGAGGTCGACGCCGGAGCCGACCTCCTCGTCCCCGGTGACATGGGGATCGGGAACACCACGCCGGCCGCCGCGCTGACCGCGGTCCTGACCGGGACCGACGTGGCCTCGGTAGTGGGTCGCGGCACCGGGATCGACGACCAGACGTGGATGCGCAAGGCGGCGGCGGTCCGCGACGCCGCCCGCCGTGGCCGCCCGCTGGTCGGCGACCTGATCGGCCTGCTCGCCGAGTGCGGCGGCGCGGACATCGCGGCCACCACCGGCTTCGTCGTGCAAGCCGCGGTACGCCGGACCCCGGTGCTGCTCGACGGGGTCGTGTCGGCGACAGCCGCCCTCGTGGCGCAGCGCATCTCGACGCGGACCACCGGCTGGTACCTCGCCGCCCACCGCTCGACCGAGCCAGCCCAGCACTACGCCCTCGAACGGCTGCAGCTCGAGCCGGTCCTCGACCTCGGGCTGCGCCTCGGCGAGGGCTCGGGGGCCCTCGTCGTCCTCCCCCTGCTGCGCGCGGCCCAGGCGACCCTGGCCGAGATGGCGACCTTCGAGGAGGCGGGTGTCTCCGAGCGGGCCGGTGCGTCCGACGGCATCACCGACGTGACGTGA
- a CDS encoding adenosylcobinamide-GDP ribazoletransferase: protein MTARSRWRDAARLCVGTFTALPVRPPDRVDRAVAGRAMLLAPLTGGVLGLVAAVVLFAARHAYHEPLLPAALAVATWALLTRGLHLDGLADTADGFGAGATRGRARALEVMRSGDVGPFGVAAVVLVVLLQVAALSDAVLHGLGTQAVIGAAVVGRLAVTYACLRGVPAARPDGLGSAVAGSVPLAGALVVTAAVLGGGLLVGGVLDDDAGRTPALLAVLSVPVGVAAGGLVVVAACRRLGGITGDVLGACLEVATAAALLVLAAWPVGLPPG, encoded by the coding sequence GTGACGGCACGGTCCCGGTGGCGCGATGCCGCCCGGCTCTGTGTGGGCACGTTCACCGCCCTGCCCGTACGTCCTCCCGACCGGGTCGACCGTGCGGTGGCGGGCCGGGCGATGCTGCTGGCCCCGCTGACCGGCGGGGTGCTCGGGCTGGTGGCGGCGGTCGTGCTCTTCGCGGCCCGCCACGCCTACCACGAGCCGCTGCTCCCCGCGGCGCTCGCGGTGGCCACGTGGGCGCTGCTCACCCGCGGGCTGCACCTCGACGGGCTGGCCGACACCGCCGACGGGTTCGGCGCGGGGGCCACCCGTGGCCGTGCCCGGGCCCTGGAGGTGATGCGGTCCGGCGACGTCGGGCCGTTCGGTGTCGCCGCCGTGGTGCTCGTCGTCCTGCTCCAGGTCGCCGCGCTCTCCGACGCGGTGCTGCACGGCCTCGGGACGCAGGCGGTGATCGGCGCCGCGGTCGTGGGGCGGCTCGCGGTGACCTACGCCTGCCTGCGCGGTGTCCCCGCCGCACGCCCCGACGGCCTGGGGTCGGCCGTGGCGGGCTCGGTACCCCTCGCGGGCGCGCTCGTCGTCACCGCGGCCGTCCTCGGGGGCGGTCTCCTGGTCGGCGGCGTCCTCGACGACGACGCCGGGCGCACGCCCGCGCTGCTGGCCGTGCTCTCGGTCCCCGTCGGGGTGGCCGCGGGCGGGCTCGTCGTCGTCGCGGCCTGCCGTCGGCTGGGCGGGATCACCGGCGACGTCCTCGGCGCCTGCCTGGAGGTGGCCACCGCCGCGGCGCTGCTCGTGCTCGCGGCCTGGCCGGTCGGGCTGCCCCCCGGCTGA
- a CDS encoding response regulator transcription factor translates to MTQTLGRRTTRTRVVILAPDPVSRAGVASVLRFRGELEMVGLSALTDPSGARADVAVVVADRIDRETLGRVRAIRQAGARVVLLARDLDGVDPLETVDAGVSAMVRRVEASDERLTEAIRVAAAGDGSLPGDLVDHLLQQVGAERDPVEQREPVPAFTHRELRILRLLADGLSTLEIARELAYSERTIKAAVHAMTTRLGLRNRSHAVAFAVRKGLI, encoded by the coding sequence ATGACCCAGACTCTCGGCCGCCGGACGACCCGTACCCGCGTCGTCATCCTCGCCCCCGACCCCGTCTCCCGCGCCGGCGTCGCCAGCGTGCTCCGCTTCCGCGGGGAGCTCGAGATGGTGGGGCTCAGCGCCCTCACCGACCCGAGCGGCGCCCGCGCCGACGTCGCCGTGGTCGTCGCCGACCGGATCGACCGAGAGACTCTGGGACGGGTGCGCGCGATCCGTCAGGCCGGCGCCCGGGTCGTCCTGCTCGCGCGGGACCTCGACGGCGTCGACCCGCTCGAGACGGTCGACGCGGGAGTCAGCGCGATGGTCCGCCGCGTCGAGGCGAGCGACGAACGCCTGACCGAGGCCATCCGGGTGGCGGCCGCCGGGGACGGCTCCCTGCCGGGCGACCTGGTCGACCACCTCCTGCAGCAGGTCGGGGCAGAACGCGACCCGGTCGAGCAGCGCGAACCCGTCCCCGCCTTCACTCATCGCGAGCTGCGCATCCTGCGGCTGCTCGCCGACGGCCTGTCCACCCTGGAGATCGCGCGCGAGCTCGCCTACAGCGAGCGGACCATCAAGGCCGCGGTCCACGCGATGACGACCCGGCTGGGGCTGCGCAACCGCTCGCACGCGGTCGCGTTCGCCGTCCGCAAGGGCCTGATCTGA